A stretch of the Plasmodium yoelii genome assembly PY17X01, chromosome : API genome encodes the following:
- a CDS encoding apicoplast ribosomal protein S4: MIKFLTPKIKILKKLNLPFLLYLSSKYNYKLKINKYTYKSYFDLKLKFIRYICYNYCITFKQYLHYLKKIKNYNENNLYFKLLNLLESRLDVFLVNIGFFKTILQSRYYIKYKYVYINNVYCNYYNIKLKCNDIIFFNNKIKYIILQNLIYRYNIYIYISNLYKYNFIKSHSFNDYFIICIYNFKIKILNDLYLNNILYIYNNIYNI; the protein is encoded by the coding sequence ATGATAAAATTTTTAACTCCTAAAATAAAAATTTTAAAAAAATTAAATCTTCCTTTTTTATTATATTTATCTAGTAAATATAATTATAAGTTAAAAATTAATAAATATACATATAAATCTTATTTTGATTTAAAATTAAAGTTTATAAGATATATTTGTTATAATTATTGTATAACATTTAAACAATATTTACATTATTTAAAAAAAATAAAAAATTATAATGAAAATAATTTATATTTTAAATTATTAAATTTATTAGAATCTAGATTAGATGTTTTTTTAGTAAATATAGGATTTTTTAAAACTATATTACAATCTAGATATTATATAAAATATAAATATGTATATATAAATAATGTTTATTGTAATTATTATAATATTAAATTAAAGTGTAATGATATAATTTTTTTTAATAATAAAATTAAATATATAATTTTACAGAATTTAATTTATAGATATAATATATATATTTATATATCTAATTTATATAAATATAATTTTATTAAATCTCATAGTTTTAATGATTATTTTATTATATGTATATATAATTTTAAAATAAAAATATTAAATGATTTATATTTAAATAATATTTTATATATTTATAATAATATTTATAATATATAA